The following are encoded in a window of Acinonyx jubatus isolate Ajub_Pintada_27869175 chromosome D4, VMU_Ajub_asm_v1.0, whole genome shotgun sequence genomic DNA:
- the TRUB2 gene encoding LOW QUALITY PROTEIN: pseudouridylate synthase TRUB2, mitochondrial (The sequence of the model RefSeq protein was modified relative to this genomic sequence to represent the inferred CDS: deleted 1 base in 1 codon): MGSRRLALARLHGLFAVYKPPGLKWKHLRDTVELQLLKGVNAGKPPAPEQRVRFLLGPMEGSEEKALTLTATSVPSLTNHPLVCGPAFTSLKVGVGHRLDAQASGVLVLGVGHGRSLLTDMYNAHLTKDYTVRGLLGKATDDFCEDGRLVEKSTYDHVSREKLDRILALIQGSHQKALVMYSNLDLQTQEAYDMAVRGLIRPMNKSPMLITGIRCLHFAPPEFLLEVQCMHETQKQLRKLVHEIGLELKTTAVCSQVRRTRDGFFTLDDALLRTQWDIHSIQNAIQATAPRVAVELEKSLRPGLGTRQRPNPSWSWDSRGPSSASGLENGAGH; this comes from the exons ATGGGGTCCCGCCGCCTGGCGCTGGCGCGGCTGCATGGGCTCTTCGCGGTCTACAAGCCCCCGGGGCTGAAATGGAAGCACCTGCGGGACACCGTGGAGCTGCAGCTTCTGAAGG GTGTCAATGCTGGGAAGCCTCCTGCTCCTGAACAGCGTGTTCGGTTCCTGCTGGGCCCCATGGAAGGCAGCGAAGAGAAGGCGCTTACACTCACAGCCACCAGTGTGCCTTCTCTCACCAACCATCCGCTGG tCTGTGGACCAGCATTCACCAGCTTGAAGGTTGGCGTGGGACACCGGCTGGATGCCCAGGCGTCTGGGGTGCTTG TGCTTGGCGTGGGACACGGACGCAGCCTCCTCACCGACATGTACAATGCTCACCTCACCAAG GATTACACGGTACGTGGCCTCCTGGGCAAAGCCACAGATGACTTCTGTGAAGACGGGCGGCTGGTGGAGAAGTCAACATATG ACCACGTGAGCAGAGAGAAACTGGACCGGATCCTGGCCCTGATCCAAGGTTCCCATCAGAAGGCCCTGGTGAT GTACTCCAACCTCGACCTGCAGACCCAGGAGGCCTACGACATGGCCGTGAGAGGCTTGATCCGGCCCATGAACAAGTCCCCGATGCTGATAACGGGCATTCGATGCCTCCACTTTGCGCCTCCGGAGTTCCTCTTAG AGGTACAGTGCATGCACGAGACACAGAAGCAACTGCGAAAGTTGGTGCACGAGATCGGTCTGGAGCTGAAGACCACTGCTGTCTGCTCCCAAGTGCGGCGTACCCGTGATGGCTTCTTCACCCTGGACGACGCCCTCCTGAGGACCCAGTGGGACATACACAGCATCCAGAATGCCATCCAGGCCACAGCTCCCCGGGTGGCAGTGGAACTGGAGAAGAGCTTGAGGCCAGGCCTGGGCACC CGGCAGCGCCCCAACCCTAGCTGGTCCTGGGACTCCAGGGGGCCGAGCTCTGCCTCAGGGCTGGAGAATGGTGCTGGGCATTGA
- the COQ4 gene encoding ubiquinone biosynthesis protein COQ4 homolog, mitochondrial isoform X2 — MATLLRAALRPLRPPPGHRGPAADVLLRGVRHGAGQLYPEHIPTSPLQKVLLAAGSAGMALYNPYRHDMVAVLGETTGLRALKVLRDQMKRDPEGAQILQERPRILLSTLDLDKLRSLPEGSLGQEYLRFLDVNLRHRERNCQRACCCGASILADGENNSQHDRGRRGGVGGPCLMGRSQEAPLRRLGRGGGAEGLASARPCVFQNRKTDQGGHIGVGGGGGGSRWVTGQTLPAMGRSLYFIMGAMGRHGGFQLG; from the exons ATGGCGACCCTGCTGCGAGCTGCCCTGCGCCCTCTCCGCCCGCCCCCCGGGCACCGGGGGCCGGCTGCAG ACGTGCTGCTCCGAGGCGTGCGCCATGGCGCCGGCCAGCTCTACCCTGAGCACATCCCCACCTCCCCGCTGCAGAAGGTTCTGCTGGCCGCGGGCTCGGCCGGAATGGCCCTCTACAACCCGTACCGCCACG acaTGGTCGCGGTCCTAGGGGAGACCACAGGACTCCGTGCCCTGAAGGTCCTCAGGGACCAAATGAAGAGGGATCCAGAGGGTGCCCAGATCCTACA GGAGCGTCCGCGGATCTTACTGTCCACCCTTGACCTGGACAAGCTCCGTAGTCTGCCTGAGGGCTCACTTGGCCAAGAGTATCTCCGTTTCCTAGATGTGAAT ttgagacacagagagcgaAACTGCCAAAGAGCCTGCTGTTGTGGAGCTTCCATTCTCGCAGATGGTGAGAACAACAGTCAGCATGATAGAGGACGACGAGGCGGGGTCGGAGGCCCATGTCTGATGGGGAGGTCACAGGAGGCCCCTCTGAGGAGACtcggaagaggaggaggagcagagggcctGGCAAGTGCAAGGCCCTGTGTATTTCAGAACAGGAAAACTGACCAAGGCGGCCACAtaggagtcgggggggggggggggggcagccggTGGGTGACAGGTCAGACCCTGCCAGCCATGGGAAGAAGTCTGTATTTTATAATGGGAGCAATGGGAAGACATGGAGGGTTTCAACTAGGGTAG
- the COQ4 gene encoding ubiquinone biosynthesis protein COQ4 homolog, mitochondrial isoform X1, with the protein MATLLRAALRPLRPPPGHRGPAADVLLRGVRHGAGQLYPEHIPTSPLQKVLLAAGSAGMALYNPYRHDMVAVLGETTGLRALKVLRDQMKRDPEGAQILQERPRILLSTLDLDKLRSLPEGSLGQEYLRFLDVNRVSPDTRAPTRFVDDEELAYVIQRYREVHDMLHTLLGMPTNMLGEIVVKWFEAVQTGLPMCILGALFGPIRLHTQGLQVLVSELIPWAVQNGRRAPCVFNLYYERRWEQPLRALREELGITDPPMLVRALA; encoded by the exons ATGGCGACCCTGCTGCGAGCTGCCCTGCGCCCTCTCCGCCCGCCCCCCGGGCACCGGGGGCCGGCTGCAG ACGTGCTGCTCCGAGGCGTGCGCCATGGCGCCGGCCAGCTCTACCCTGAGCACATCCCCACCTCCCCGCTGCAGAAGGTTCTGCTGGCCGCGGGCTCGGCCGGAATGGCCCTCTACAACCCGTACCGCCACG acaTGGTCGCGGTCCTAGGGGAGACCACAGGACTCCGTGCCCTGAAGGTCCTCAGGGACCAAATGAAGAGGGATCCAGAGGGTGCCCAGATCCTACA GGAGCGTCCGCGGATCTTACTGTCCACCCTTGACCTGGACAAGCTCCGTAGTCTGCCTGAGGGCTCACTTGGCCAAGAGTATCTCCGTTTCCTAGATGTGAAT AGGGTCTCCCCAGACACCCGAGCACCCACCCGATTCGTGGACGATGAGGAACTAGCATATGTGATCCAACGGTACCGGGAGGTACACGACATGCTCCACACCCTGCTGGGGATGCCCACCAACATGCTGG GGGAGATCGTGGTGAAGTGGTTTGAGGCTGTCCAGACCGGCCTGCCCATGTGCATCCTGGGTGCTCTCTTTGGACCGATCCGACTCCATACCCA GGGCCTGCAGGTGCTGGTTTCGGAGCTGATCCCGTGGGCAGTTCAGAATgggcgcagagccccatgtgtcTTCAACCTGTACTACGAGCGGCGCTGGGAGCAGCCCCTGAGGGCTCTACGGGAGGAGCTGGGCATCACAGACCCCCCGATGCTTGTCAGGGCCCTGGCCTAG